A genomic region of Arachis stenosperma cultivar V10309 chromosome 9, arast.V10309.gnm1.PFL2, whole genome shotgun sequence contains the following coding sequences:
- the LOC130951260 gene encoding uncharacterized protein LOC130951260, producing the protein MKKLLFFKSSASSGGGNNVATPKSTNKHTLWENSSDNGMNSQAHGKAENYSQVPKGLFSKSRKQVSDTHSSCAGPALRRSRSFSSAAYHLKDPSRSPSSSIASDPYHQFEHSSRCQALNSEKQKRDKPAQFAVSSNHNSNGYERPGSHSSSRSHHDLSGNSSTCSSNVSTKVVDRYIDGEQQLEDSRPRSNSHSYNSGHGNYGVMLPPKIQLTAPNSPTDGSKDKPRAYSFREAKVSRPRLSSRDWMENGFGHESPRSIAKNVIERLSQSRDLSKARSKDLDLDNPITIEDIYARSVNGHYDSDLDDTPPKSYLLDEPFRMTNGYHGMNGISEGISCDEVDADADSDPELMRRSREAEERVIHLSKTLERENFFPDGGYDVPTLIQTIRNLAEEKISLALEVSTQLRSRISDRASAKEDLRRVKTEQEFRTQRLEKEKNEMQSALEKELDRRSSDWSFKLEKFQLEEQRLRERVRELAEQNVSLQREVSSFGEREMESKRVMAYTDQQLKGLTEKTEKMKEEIVDLQQNLLELQEKYKIAEENRDCIRRNFEEKDKECKELQKSLTRLLRTCSDQEKTIAGLQEGFNVELETNKSKEGVDKHIAKMQMEQMRLAGVELALRRELESYKVEADSLRHENIILLNRLKADGKECFVATYKLDKELWARVCCLQNQGLTMLNESTSLCSNMMEFIKGKGSHLRQNIQLDREVIGNGLDAQFILESETKIQGLKSGTDRLTRSLQTMSSLMNEKSNPLTSKFQSECIDADKSTQLNDQSSEDILRTELKAECLVTSLLREKMYSKELQVEQMQAELATAVRGNDILRSEVQNAMDNLSSVTHKLKDLELQMMKKDESINHLQSDLQEAMRELTITRGMLPQVSEDRDRCWEKVKQCSEQNMLLQSEVNVLKNKIETLEEDILVKEGQITILKDSLGKKPFDLLSTDSMHEFLIR; encoded by the exons ATGAAGAAactattatttttcaaatcctctGCATCCAGCGGTGGAGGCAACAATGTAGCTACTCCAAAATCAACAAACAAGCATACATTATGGGAGAATTCATCAGATAATGGAATGAATAGTCAGGCTCATGGAAAAGCTGAAAATTATTCCCAGGTCCCCAAGGGATTGTTCTCCAAATCTCGAAAACAAGTTTCTGATACTCATAGTTCTTGTGCTGGTCCAGCTCTTAGAAGGAGCAGGTCATTTTCGTCCGCTGCCTACCACTTGAAAGATCCAAGTAGATCTCCTTCTAGTAGCATTGCTAGTGATCCGTATCATCAGTTTGAGCATTCGTCTCG TTGTCAGGCTCTTAACTCTGAGAAGCAAAAGAGGGATAAGCCAGCACAATTTGCAGTATCTTCTAACCACAATTCCAATGGATACGAGAGACCTGGGTCCCATAGTTCTTCACGATCCCATCATGATTTATCTGGGAACTCTTCGACTTGCTCTAGCAATGTTTCAACTAAGGTTGTAGACCGTTATATTGATGGGGAGCAGCAACTGGAGGACAGTAGACCCAGGAGCAATTCACATAGTTATAATTCTGGGCATGGAAATTATGGTGTGATGCTGCCCCCAAAAATTCAGCTCACAGCACCTAATTCACCAACAGATGGATCCAAAGATAAACCAAGGGCTTACTCATTCAGAGAAGCCAAAGTTAGTCGTCCTCGCCTCTCATCTCGAGATTGGATGGAAAATGGGTTTGGACATGAATCACCAAGGAGTATTGCAAAAAATGTCATTGAGAGACTTTCTCAGTCTCGTGATCTCTCTAAAGCTAGGTCAAAGGATTTGGATCTTGACAATCCAATCACAATCGAAGATATCTATGCAAGATCAGTGAATGGGCACTATGACTCTGATTTGGATGACACCCCACCAAAAAGTTATTTGTTGGATGAACCATTCAGGATGACAAATGGTTATCATGGCATGAATGGCATTTCTGAGGGTATAAGCTGTGATGAAGTTGATGCTGATGCTGATTCTGATCCAGAACTAATGAGAAGGTCAAGGGAAGCTGAGGAGAGAGTTATTCATCTTTCTAAGACGTTAGAACGAGAAAACTTTTTCCCTGATGGTGGTTATGATGTGCCAACACTGATTCAGACAATCAGAAACCTGGCAGAGGAGAAAATAAGCTTGGCTCTTGAAGTTTCGACCCAACTAAGGTCTCGAATCTCTGACAGAGCATCTGCTAAGGAAGATCTTAGACGTGTAAAGACGGAACAGGAGTTTCGAACTCAACGACTTGAGAAAGAGAAGAACGAGATGCAGTCTGCATTGGAAAAGGAACTGGACAGGAGGTCAAGTGACTGGTCGTTCAAGCTTGAGAAGTTCCAGTTAGAAGAACAAAGGCTCCGTGAACGTGTTAGAGAGCTTGCAGAGCAGAATGTATCACTTCAAAGGGAAGTCTCCTCTTTTGGTGAGAGGGAGATGGAGAGCAAACGTGTGATGGCATACACTGATCAACAGCTCAAGGGATTGACTGAAAAGACAGAGAAAATGAAAGAGGAGATTGTTGATTTGCAGCAAAATCTCTTAGAACTACAAGAGAAATATAAGATAGCAGAAGAAAATCGGGACTGTATTCGAAGAAATTTTGAAGAGAAGGATAAGGAGTGCAAAGAGTTACAAAAGTCCTTAACGAGATTATTAAGGACTTGCAGTGACCAAGAGAAGACAATTGCAGGATTACAAGAGGGCTTTAATGTGGAACTTGAGACAAACAAATCTAAGGAGGGCGTTGATAAGCACATTGCCAAAATGCAAATGGAGCAGATGAGGTTAGCCGGAGTAGAATTGGCCTTGAGAAGGGAACTAGAATCCTACAAGGTTGAAGCAGATTCTCTTCGCCATGAGAATATAATTCTGTTAAACAGATTGAAAGCTGATGGTAAAGAATGTTTTGTCGCAACTTATAAATTAGACAAAGAACTGTGGGCCCGCGTCTGCTGCCTTCAGAATCAAGGCCTAACAATGCTGAATGAAAGCACATCTCTGTGTTCTAACATGATGGAATTCATTAAAGGGAAAGGAAGTCATCTTCGTCAAAATATCCAACTGGATAGAGAAGTCATTGGAAACGGTTTAGATGCGCAGTTTATTCTTGAATCTGAAACAAAAATTCAGGGACTTAAAAGTGGTACTGATCGCTTAACTAGGAGTTTGCAGACAATGTCTTCTTTGATGAACGAAAAGTCAAATCCATTGACTTCTAAATTTCAGTCAGAATGTATAGATGCTGATAAATCAACTCAACTGAATGATCAATCATCTGAG GATATACTAAGAACTGAGCTTAAAGCAGAATGTTTGGTAACAAGTTTATTACGAGAAAAGATGTACTCTAAAGAGCTCCAAGTTGAGCAGATGCAAGCTGAACTGGCTACAGCAGTAAGAGGAAATGACATACTTAGATCTGAAGTGCAGAATGCTATGGACAACCTTTCAAGTGTAACACATAAGTTGAAGGACCTTGAACTTCAG ATGATGAAGAAAGATGAGAGTATAAACCACCTTCAAAGTGATCTTCAAGAGGCTATGAGGGAGTTAACAATAACGAGGGGAATGTTGCCCCAAGTGTCAGAGGACAGAGATCGTTGCTGGGAAAAAGTGAAACAGTGTAGTGAGCAGAATATGCTGTTGCAGTCAGAGGTCAATGTATTGAAGAACAAGATAGAGACACTTGAAGAAGATATACTTGTCAAAGAAGGTCAAATAACAATCTTGAAGGATTCCCTTGGCAAAAAACCCTTTGATCTCCTTAGTACTGATTCCATG